In a single window of the Arachis hypogaea cultivar Tifrunner chromosome 6, arahy.Tifrunner.gnm2.J5K5, whole genome shotgun sequence genome:
- the LOC112695736 gene encoding uncharacterized protein codes for MKEDPLMNSSSLASAAREVFYLITLTLLTLLLPLSFLLLSSLSTLQYYLQTLTFYYHHYSPPYLLSLALRIGSSLLCILVSILTVASLIHGFTGGNITLFTYSSSSFKPRLYTAWILLCAFQVCVGLGIEGSIQAGFYDDDGDSGSGVERSLLRRVVFLLGLHETTHVWSKMVVRPVVDDTVFGVEARKERLVERVVMAASLGTLWWWKMREDVETLVVMGEVKKEQFMDVGMGDFVGWCLYYVTVIIGIIKILKTLVWIFMISLSTRRRTRISMVETSEDNDAKV; via the coding sequence ATGAAAGAAGATCCATTGATGAATTCTTCATCATTAGCTTCAGCTGCAAGGGAAGTGTTCTACCTCATCACTCTCACACTTCTCACACTCCTTTTACCCCTCTCCTTCCTCCTTCTATCAAGCCTCTCTACTCTTCAATACTACCTTCAAACCCTCACTTTCTACTACCACCATTATTCACCACCTTATCTTCTGTCCCTTGCACTTCGTATTGGTTCTTCTCTTCTCTGCATTCTTGTCTCCATTCTCACTGTTGCATCCTTGATCCATGGCTTCACCGGTGGTAACATCACCCTTTTcacatattcttcttcttcttttaagcCTCGTCTCTACACTGCGTGGATTCTTCTTTGCGCGTTCCAAGTTTGTGTTGGGTTAGGCATTGAGGGAAGCATTCAAGCTGGTTTTTACGACGATGACGGCGACTCAGGTTCTGGCGTTGAGAGGAGCCTCTTGAGGAGGGTGGTGTTCCTCTTGGGGCTGCACGAGACAACACATGTTTGGTCCAAGATGGTGGTGAGGCCGGTGGTGGATGACACGGTGTTCGGGGTGGAAGCAAGAAAGGAGAGATTGGTTGAGAGGGTGGTGATGGCGGCGAGCCTGGGAACCTTGTGGTGGTGGAAGATGAGGGAGGATGTAGAGACATTGGTGGTGATGGGTGAGGTAAAGAAGGAACAGTTTATGGATGTGGGAATGGGTGATTTTGTTGGATGGTGTTTGTATTATGTCACTGTCATAATTGGGATCATTAAGATTCTCAAGACTCTTGTGTGGATCTTCATGATTTCCCTCTctacaagaagaagaacaaggatTTCCATGGTGGAAACTAGTGAGGACAATGACGCCAAGGTGTAA